Within the bacterium genome, the region TATTCCGAACTCCTAACCGTAATATGTGCAAAATTTGCATTCGGTGCTGTGCCTTCTATCTCAAGCATAGTTCCACCCATAAGAGTATCAGAAAAAGAATCAATTTCTACATTAATTGACCATGAGGGGAATCTTGTTGCAGGGTCAGCAAATAAATTTTCATTTACCTGGAGATTTCTGGATAAGTTCTGCCCATATACTACCTGGCCTAACGTATTTAATTTTTGTTTTAGTAATAGATTAACCAGTAAAGTATCCATACCCGATGAACCACCTGTAGTCCTGGTAGCCGCAATAGAAGCAATGGTGCCTTTGTTGGGTATTTTCTGTAAATAATCAGCCATACAATCATCATCCATACGGTCAAAACATCCTATTCCACAAGACCAGAATTGCCAAATTGGGTTTTTTACACCATTATTCAGGACTTCTATATCCTGTGGATTATAAAAAAGAATCTCGTGACAGAAAAGATAAAGATTACCATGCCCGGCCGCAAGCACCATATTCATACCTTTATCAATATGTCTTATGATATCGTTTTCTGCCGTAGGTTTACGATTACAAGTTTCTAACGGATAGTTCATAGAATAAACCTTAAACACGTCATATTCTTGTGGAATCATATTTGCACATCTTTCTTCATTTGCTACAAACATATCTCTATCCGGATATTCATCGTCTGAAATCAATAGAATACGATTCTTCCATACCCCTTGGTCTGCTTTTTCATACTTAGTAATTTTATCTATTGCATTCTCTGCTTCAATTTTAGTTTTTGCCGTAATCCTTCCAACTGCTAAGTTATGCTGTGAAAACCAATCATCCCAGCAATAATTACCTTGAGGGGGATAACCATATTCACCAACCTTATATCCTTCTTCCCTCGCAGGAATACGATTTTTTGATACGTCTGACTTGTATGCATATGTCCCGGCACCAAGTAAAAGACAATATCCGGGTTGTCCCCAATTATCGTAAGCATACGATAGAAAGTTCTTTATCGCATACGGCGAATTTTCTATTCCCCAGCTAAAATTATTATATATATCCACAGTAGAAAAAACTTCAGTGCTTAATCCCTGCCATTCTCTATAAGTTTTAAGCGTATTTGCATAATTTATAAAATCAGGATGAGCGATTATTATAAAATCCAGATTTTGTGACATATTCCTTATATTATACGGACTTTCTTCTTTTATAACCGGGATTTTAAAACTGTCACTTGCATAATAAACACCGCCGGGGCACTGAAAACTAACCACTCCCGTATCAAAATCAACATTGGCAACCCTTTTGGGGTCAAGAGGATTCGTAATATTAAAAATCACAGGAGACGATTGAAAACCTTTTAATGTAAAGGCGAGAGAATCCTCTCCACTGAATTTTAAGTTTCCGGTATACGCTTCATATTTCTTTTTACAAACAACTTCAAAGTAATCAAAAAATATGACATCTTTTGTCATTGAACTTCCTTTATATAACTCAATGGTAACAGTATCCGTTCCGTCGTGAAATCCGGAAGCATCAAATTCAAAAAACTTCGGAGGGTATTCCTGTGGGCCAATCCAACTTGTATTATAAAATTCAACTCCATTCAAATATAATTTTATGTTATGATTCATATCCGTCGCCTCAGGCTTATATTGACTCATATCAGTATACCAGCCATAAACGGCAAATTTTATCTTGCAGGAATCATTATAACAACTATGTGCATCAAACGTATAATCTTTTTTTAGACTTGAAACTGATGAAATACGTTCAAGTTTATCCCATACCCAGGCAAGTCCACTTTTTGCCGGACAAATAGAATCTTTTTCTATATGCAAAGTATCAAAAAAGTACGCGGGCGCATTTTGAACTGAACTACCTGAAATGCTGTCTCTTCTCCCACTGCCTCCACCATATGTAAGCCAATAAACATTAGTAGATGCATATGGATTCAGGAAAGCTAAATCATTCTTTCCCCATCCGTCAAGTGATGTTCCATAAAATAAAATAGAATTATTCGGAAGGATATAAATAGGGACTTCTTTCAAGGTATCACTTGTTCCGATAACCATTTTACTTCCACCGTTATATAATCTTACAGTACTGAGGTCAACACCTGATAAATCAACCTGTGAAGTGTCAATTTTATATATGCCTTCTTCTTTAACTTCCACCTTATACCAATTATTAGTGTAAAAATGCAATTTTTTTGTTTCGCTTTCTTTTTTCCAGTTCTTTGCCTGTTCATAGTTAAGAAGCACTGATTCAAATACTTTTTCAAAAAATCTATCCTGATGTGCTACACCTGCATCGCCACCATAAAAATTAACCTTTACCCGTAAACTCTTATAAAACAATAGAGTTTTGCTATTAGGATTATACCTAAATGGATTTATTCCGATTTTTACGATTTCCTGTCCTCTATAAAGCGCTTGCTCTTCTACGCTTGCAATCGCAGAAGGTAAAAACCCATCCTGTGAAGATGCTTTACCTTTTACGTTTCCCCCTGTAATTTCATATATTGGCGGGATATCTACTCCTGTAGATTCTACGGTTATAGCTTCAACTACCTCCACTCTAACAGTTGCGCCTATCGGGACTCCTATCGTAACATATTTTATGGGAAGAGTAGATTTTTCAGGTATTTGCTCCTGATAACTACTTGGAGTATAGTGCGGAAGTTCCGATTTTATGATATTATCAGGAGTATACAAAAACTCTATACTTCTACTAGTTGAATTCAATACTGTTACGTCTTTTTTAAAATAATTTTCTGTTTTTGGAGAAGGCACATAAGCTTTCTTGTATTTTGCGGTTTTTATACTATTTAAGGATATCTTTTGAGACAATTTTGAAAGTGGTTTTACTTGTCCTATTGAAACTTTACGTTTTACGACTGAATTACTTTCCGTTTGAGCAGCTACATTTCTTGATAAACTTGTTTTACTCGCTCTAACTGAATAAGTCGCAAAAAAAACAAAAAATACTAAAGAAAAAATATACCATTTTTTCATTTTTATCCCCTTGATTTAATATATAACCTTATTAATGGACAATATATTAAGAAGTTTTATCATTGTCAAATTAAAATCTCATTTATTTTTAATACAAAAAGACAACTAAAAACTTATGTTCATTTTGCGCTAACTTTTTTGAGAATTCACCTAGAAACTAATTCAGTAATTATTTTTTCTAGTCAAAAAACACATCATTAACTACTGTTTTTTTCTATATATAGTTCTGCAGAGAATGCTGCTAATGCACCGTCTCCGGCTGCTGTTACGATTTGACGGAATCGTTTTTCCCTGACATCACCGGCAGCAAAAATACCGGGCACCGAAGTCTCGAGGTGTTCGTTTGTCATTATATATCTTTTGTTATCCAATTGTACAACATCCTTCAAAAAAGCGGTATTTGGAGTCAATCCTGCAAAAATAAATACACCTGTAACGTCTATGGTTTTTTCTACTCCATCACCTTCTATCGTGATGGACTCAACTCCTTTATCACCGTTTACACTTACAAGTTTATGTGAAAAATAAAATTTTGCGTTAGTATGTTTCTTTACTCTTTCTTGTAAAGTTTTATCTGCCGTAATAAAAGGCAAAAACTCAACAAACGTAATATGATTAACAAACTTAAGCAGGAATAATCCTTCCTGTATGCCTGAATTTCCGCATCCTATAACAGCTACATTTTTATTTTTATACAATGGACCATCACAGATAGCGCAATAGGATATTCCCTTACCGAAGAACTTTTCTTCCCCGGGAATATTTAATTTTTTATAATGAGTTCCTGTTGCAATTATTATTGCAGACGTTTCATATTCATTTTTTGATGTCTTTACAATTTTCACGTTATCTCGTATTTCGAGAGTTTCAACTTCTTCCGGGACTATATTCACGCCGATAGCTCTTGCTTGTTCTTCCATTTTCTGCATCAAATCAAAACCGCTTATCTCTTTGAACCCGGGATAATTTTCTATTATATCGGTGTTTACTACAAGTCCACCCGTTACATATTTTTCAAGGATAACGGTATTTAATTTTGCTCTCTGAGCATAAATTCCCGCCGTAAGCCCGGCAGGTCCGGATCCAATTATAACTAAATCTTTTTTCTCCATAATCATCTACAGGTGCAAAATTCCGTTGGTTCAGTTCCTTCAATAAAGACTTCCGTCCTGACAGCGCCTGAATTACGACCTGCAAGGCTGCCACATTTCTTGCATATATCTTTCCATACAAGTCCTGAAGGCACCGGGAAATCATTCATTGGTTTATTCTTCAAGGCTTCTTTCATAAATGATATCCAGATAGGTAACGCAACTTCCGCACCGGTAGCCTTATACCCTATCTTTTTAGGCGTATCATAGCCAACCCAGACACCACAAACCATATCGGGGGTAAATCCAATAAACCACGTATCTCCGTATTCATCGGATGTTCCTGTTTTTCCCGCTATAGGGCCTTCAAGCCCTGAATTTCTTATTTTTATTCCTGTCCCCTCATTTACAACGCTTTGCAACATACTTGTCATAA harbors:
- a CDS encoding C25 family cysteine peptidase, translated to MKKWYIFSLVFFVFFATYSVRASKTSLSRNVAAQTESNSVVKRKVSIGQVKPLSKLSQKISLNSIKTAKYKKAYVPSPKTENYFKKDVTVLNSTSRSIEFLYTPDNIIKSELPHYTPSSYQEQIPEKSTLPIKYVTIGVPIGATVRVEVVEAITVESTGVDIPPIYEITGGNVKGKASSQDGFLPSAIASVEEQALYRGQEIVKIGINPFRYNPNSKTLLFYKSLRVKVNFYGGDAGVAHQDRFFEKVFESVLLNYEQAKNWKKESETKKLHFYTNNWYKVEVKEEGIYKIDTSQVDLSGVDLSTVRLYNGGSKMVIGTSDTLKEVPIYILPNNSILFYGTSLDGWGKNDLAFLNPYASTNVYWLTYGGGSGRRDSISGSSVQNAPAYFFDTLHIEKDSICPAKSGLAWVWDKLERISSVSSLKKDYTFDAHSCYNDSCKIKFAVYGWYTDMSQYKPEATDMNHNIKLYLNGVEFYNTSWIGPQEYPPKFFEFDASGFHDGTDTVTIELYKGSSMTKDVIFFDYFEVVCKKKYEAYTGNLKFSGEDSLAFTLKGFQSSPVIFNITNPLDPKRVANVDFDTGVVSFQCPGGVYYASDSFKIPVIKEESPYNIRNMSQNLDFIIIAHPDFINYANTLKTYREWQGLSTEVFSTVDIYNNFSWGIENSPYAIKNFLSYAYDNWGQPGYCLLLGAGTYAYKSDVSKNRIPAREEGYKVGEYGYPPQGNYCWDDWFSQHNLAVGRITAKTKIEAENAIDKITKYEKADQGVWKNRILLISDDEYPDRDMFVANEERCANMIPQEYDVFKVYSMNYPLETCNRKPTAENDIIRHIDKGMNMVLAAGHGNLYLFCHEILFYNPQDIEVLNNGVKNPIWQFWSCGIGCFDRMDDDCMADYLQKIPNKGTIASIAATRTTGGSSGMDTLLVNLLLKQKLNTLGQVVYGQNLSRNLQVNENLFADPATRFPSWSINVEIDSFSDTLMGGTMLEIEGTAPNANFAHITVRSSEYNYTYVYHGYPGIEGNTKYKMRGRMVDNQLCEDILFEGITEVTNGKWKESFYIPKLDSIQDSLLWGAYGKISVFAWNDTSCGNAATPVTIMPGGDNPGDTVGPAIQLFVNGVSMGDTINTAEFMFSALLEDESGINVFNKIVPYNLALTLRIKNGQLLPRNIQLADYFQYDTGSCTRGSISYQLSLSEGEDTLELQASDNLKNRTVFSTIVVVGVEETDTLTKLFSFNQNSSNPFIKSTIISYQIPLKSNVSLKLFDLSGRCVKTLIECEKLPGRYEEKLEFKDYPAGIYFVKFNAGTYNETKKIVLIK
- the trxB gene encoding thioredoxin-disulfide reductase, with amino-acid sequence MEKKDLVIIGSGPAGLTAGIYAQRAKLNTVILEKYVTGGLVVNTDIIENYPGFKEISGFDLMQKMEEQARAIGVNIVPEEVETLEIRDNVKIVKTSKNEYETSAIIIATGTHYKKLNIPGEEKFFGKGISYCAICDGPLYKNKNVAVIGCGNSGIQEGLFLLKFVNHITFVEFLPFITADKTLQERVKKHTNAKFYFSHKLVSVNGDKGVESITIEGDGVEKTIDVTGVFIFAGLTPNTAFLKDVVQLDNKRYIMTNEHLETSVPGIFAAGDVREKRFRQIVTAAGDGALAAFSAELYIEKNSS